In Archangium violaceum, the following are encoded in one genomic region:
- a CDS encoding TonB-dependent receptor domain-containing protein: protein MSRHLPVPLPFTKRPILGWSGLLALLLVVLASPAGAQPAETGTLITREQEVRALDGGLVVETPDAGMTTLTPPTLLTDAPAQYPEGDWTGPRTVTLELLLTEQGTVERAEVVQGAEAAFNDAAVRAATGLRFTPATLDGTPVSVRLPFTYRFEPPAEPASRTVLTGLIRSKGTRKPLGDAAVTVNGATVTTDAEGHFELALKPGLQEVHVSAPGYKPADFREELKEDQRLEVRYGLEPLVVNPYETVVRGDRERTEVSRITLHDQEVREVPGTQGDPFRVVMLMPGVGSVASGLSYPVVRGSQPAATGYSIDGVRVPMLYHLLLGPAVVHPEFIDSIDFQAGAPPVRYGRTLGGAVDGRLSRPREKGLHASAYADLLNAGGFVEVPIEETGTSVTVSGRLSYSALLVSLAANALSVTSGEEVSSGYRADFWDYQARVEQKVGEGRLRLLVFGSSDLLGLKAESKNDYAGDLAMRFHRVDLRGQHPLWGGEAEVGLTWGLDQLGTTARRGPTKVGEFGMAEQTFRARAGWSKGLTDTLSLSLGADVEHRRGGFTLTGIAIPPGTRGDDPTDALRRPSTLATFSGLYGELSWKPDARWSVVTGLRGDSWHLVPGISYYTLEPRLAVRHAMTESLTLKAGAGLYHQPPTVLVQLPVMDAAGLRYGLQNGMQFDLGAEWKALEGLELSADAWYNPLPRTVEFSFEQLLENRRRRNAPAPDPASHGYAYGLELMARHPLGGNWFGWVSYGFQQSKRWARFDRYDDQDQVVGQGEGYLPFAFEQVHVFNAALSYRFPGNLTVGAVVHFNTGRPETGELSSRNMHVVRDEEGVEHWVRTDPDRAERLPPYFRVDARISKTWTLDAVVVDAYLDVLNLSLQREVLAYDYTYTTEDWPGTDVFADRKPMDVPPVVLPLLGVKVSY from the coding sequence ATGAGCCGTCACCTGCCCGTCCCCCTCCCCTTCACGAAACGCCCCATCCTGGGATGGAGCGGCCTCCTGGCGCTCCTGCTCGTGGTGCTGGCCTCGCCGGCCGGAGCCCAACCCGCGGAGACGGGAACGCTCATCACCCGGGAACAAGAGGTCCGAGCCCTCGACGGAGGGCTCGTGGTCGAGACACCCGATGCGGGGATGACGACCCTCACCCCGCCCACGCTGCTCACGGACGCGCCGGCCCAGTATCCGGAGGGAGACTGGACGGGGCCGCGCACGGTGACGCTGGAGCTGCTCCTCACCGAGCAGGGGACGGTCGAGCGGGCCGAGGTGGTACAGGGAGCCGAGGCGGCCTTCAACGACGCGGCGGTGCGCGCGGCCACCGGACTCCGCTTCACTCCGGCCACACTGGACGGCACGCCGGTCTCTGTGCGGCTCCCCTTCACCTACCGCTTCGAGCCTCCGGCCGAGCCCGCGAGCCGGACGGTGCTCACGGGCCTCATCCGCTCCAAGGGCACGAGGAAGCCGCTGGGCGACGCGGCGGTGACGGTGAACGGCGCGACGGTGACCACGGATGCCGAGGGCCACTTCGAGCTCGCGCTGAAGCCCGGCCTCCAAGAGGTGCACGTCTCAGCGCCCGGCTACAAGCCGGCGGACTTCCGCGAGGAGCTGAAGGAGGACCAGCGCCTGGAGGTGCGCTACGGCCTGGAGCCGCTGGTGGTGAATCCCTACGAGACGGTGGTGCGAGGAGACCGTGAGCGCACGGAGGTCTCCCGCATCACGCTGCACGACCAGGAGGTGCGCGAAGTACCGGGCACGCAGGGGGATCCCTTCCGGGTGGTGATGCTGATGCCGGGAGTGGGGAGCGTGGCCTCGGGCCTCTCGTACCCGGTGGTGCGAGGCAGCCAGCCGGCGGCGACGGGCTACTCCATCGACGGGGTGCGCGTGCCGATGCTGTACCACCTGCTGCTGGGCCCCGCGGTGGTGCACCCGGAGTTCATCGACTCCATCGACTTCCAGGCGGGGGCGCCGCCGGTGCGCTACGGGAGGACGCTGGGGGGAGCGGTGGATGGGCGGCTCAGCCGGCCGCGAGAGAAGGGGCTGCACGCCAGCGCGTACGCGGACCTGCTCAACGCGGGTGGCTTCGTGGAGGTGCCCATCGAGGAGACGGGCACGAGCGTCACCGTGTCGGGGCGGCTCAGCTACTCGGCGCTGCTGGTGTCGCTGGCGGCCAACGCCCTCTCGGTCACGAGCGGCGAGGAGGTGAGCTCCGGCTACCGCGCGGACTTCTGGGACTACCAGGCGCGGGTGGAACAGAAGGTGGGCGAGGGGCGGCTGCGGCTGCTCGTCTTCGGCAGCTCGGACCTGTTGGGCCTGAAGGCCGAGAGCAAGAACGACTACGCCGGAGACCTGGCCATGCGCTTCCACCGGGTGGACCTGCGCGGGCAGCACCCGCTGTGGGGAGGCGAGGCGGAGGTGGGCCTCACCTGGGGCCTGGACCAGCTGGGGACGACCGCCAGGCGAGGCCCGACGAAGGTCGGTGAGTTCGGCATGGCCGAGCAGACCTTCCGTGCGCGTGCCGGCTGGAGCAAGGGGCTCACGGACACGCTGTCGCTGTCGCTGGGCGCGGACGTGGAGCACCGCCGCGGCGGGTTCACCCTCACCGGCATCGCGATTCCTCCGGGCACCCGGGGCGATGACCCGACGGACGCGCTGCGGCGGCCCTCGACGCTGGCCACGTTCTCGGGCCTGTACGGCGAGCTGAGCTGGAAGCCGGACGCGCGGTGGTCGGTGGTGACGGGCCTGCGAGGGGACTCCTGGCACCTGGTGCCGGGCATCTCCTACTACACGCTGGAGCCGCGGCTGGCGGTGCGCCACGCGATGACCGAGAGCCTCACGTTGAAGGCCGGCGCGGGGCTCTACCACCAGCCGCCCACGGTGCTCGTCCAGCTACCGGTCATGGACGCGGCGGGCCTGCGCTACGGCCTGCAGAATGGAATGCAGTTCGACCTGGGCGCGGAGTGGAAGGCCCTGGAGGGGCTCGAGCTGTCCGCGGACGCCTGGTACAACCCGCTGCCGCGCACGGTGGAGTTCAGCTTCGAGCAACTGCTGGAGAACCGGCGGCGCCGCAACGCGCCCGCGCCCGACCCGGCCTCGCACGGGTACGCGTACGGGTTGGAGCTGATGGCGCGCCACCCGCTCGGGGGCAACTGGTTCGGCTGGGTGTCCTACGGCTTCCAGCAGAGCAAGCGCTGGGCGCGCTTCGACCGCTACGACGACCAGGACCAGGTGGTGGGCCAGGGCGAGGGCTACCTGCCCTTCGCCTTCGAGCAGGTGCACGTCTTCAACGCCGCGCTGAGCTACCGCTTCCCCGGCAACCTCACGGTGGGCGCGGTGGTGCACTTCAACACCGGCCGGCCCGAGACCGGGGAGCTCAGCTCGCGCAACATGCACGTGGTGCGGGACGAGGAGGGCGTCGAGCATTGGGTGCGCACCGACCCGGACCGGGCCGAGCGCCTGCCGCCCTACTTCCGCGTGGACGCGCGCATCTCCAAGACGTGGACGCTGGACGCGGTGGTGGTGGACGCCTACCTCGACGTGCTCAACCTCTCCCTGCAGCGGGAGGTGCTCGCGTACGACTACACGTACACGACCGAGGACTGGCCAGGCACTGACGTGTTCGCCGACCGCAAACCCATGGACGTGCCGCCGGTGGTGCTGCCGCTGCTCGGCGTGAAGGTGAGCTACTGA
- a CDS encoding YgfZ/GcvT domain-containing protein, producing MEPLSLHFLHEQAGARFQDVNGREVVADHGDGEAEYRAAREAVALHDATYREALRITGEDRASFLHGMVTQEVKGLASGAATYAAMITVKGSMVADARVVRREADLLLDMEPGMGAKVREFLEKYLISEDAELHDATDELGVLRLLGPRTADLLGAVQGSPFEPLPQDATRAITLAGQEVLGVGSTRVEPHGVDLLVPRSGLEAVWKALVAAGGALGLKPLGWRALEVLRVEAGVPRFGQDMGETTIPLEANLTHAISYNKGCYIGQEVIARATFRGHMNRKLTGLLLGTTEAAPGTELKKNGKKVGWVTTVVHSPGKGQTVALGYVHRDHLEPGTVLTVGEGPTEATVSTLPLP from the coding sequence ATGGAACCGCTGTCTCTGCATTTTCTTCACGAGCAGGCAGGCGCCCGCTTCCAGGACGTCAACGGTCGGGAGGTCGTGGCCGACCATGGAGATGGGGAGGCCGAGTACCGGGCGGCCCGGGAAGCGGTGGCCCTCCATGATGCCACCTACCGGGAAGCGCTGCGGATAACCGGCGAGGACCGCGCGAGCTTCCTGCACGGGATGGTAACCCAGGAAGTGAAGGGCCTGGCCTCCGGAGCGGCCACCTACGCGGCGATGATCACCGTGAAGGGGTCCATGGTGGCGGATGCCCGCGTCGTGCGGCGCGAGGCCGACCTGCTGCTGGACATGGAGCCCGGGATGGGAGCCAAGGTCCGGGAGTTCCTGGAGAAGTACCTCATCTCCGAGGACGCGGAGCTGCACGACGCCACGGACGAGCTGGGGGTACTGCGGCTGCTGGGCCCCCGGACGGCCGACCTGCTGGGTGCCGTGCAGGGGAGCCCGTTCGAGCCCCTGCCCCAGGACGCCACCCGTGCCATCACCCTGGCGGGCCAGGAGGTGCTGGGCGTGGGAAGCACCCGGGTGGAGCCGCACGGGGTGGACCTGCTGGTGCCCCGGAGTGGGCTGGAAGCGGTGTGGAAGGCGCTGGTGGCGGCGGGTGGGGCCCTCGGGCTGAAGCCGCTGGGCTGGAGGGCGCTGGAGGTGCTGCGAGTGGAGGCGGGGGTGCCGCGCTTCGGACAGGACATGGGGGAGACCACCATTCCGCTGGAGGCGAACCTCACGCATGCCATCTCGTACAACAAGGGGTGCTACATCGGGCAGGAGGTAATTGCCCGGGCCACCTTCCGGGGGCACATGAACCGGAAGCTGACGGGACTCCTGCTGGGAACCACCGAGGCGGCGCCCGGCACCGAGCTGAAGAAGAACGGAAAAAAGGTGGGATGGGTCACCACCGTGGTGCATTCGCCGGGCAAGGGGCAGACGGTGGCACTGGGGTACGTGCACCGGGACCACCTGGAGCCGGGAACGGTGCTGACGGTGGGAGAGGGCCCGACCGAGGCGACCGTCTCGACCCTCCCCCTGCCCTGA
- a CDS encoding cupin domain-containing protein yields MDVRYLSDFQGFSAEKLQKHNLFKSERFFLDVYCLTPGQSQKPHRHATSDKVYLVLEGRCRFRIGTDEASHGPGAAISAPAGVEHGVTNDGPDNARLLVLMTPPPEHA; encoded by the coding sequence ATGGATGTCAGATACCTGTCGGACTTCCAGGGCTTCTCGGCCGAGAAGCTCCAGAAGCACAACCTTTTCAAGTCGGAGCGCTTCTTCCTGGACGTGTACTGCCTCACGCCCGGCCAGTCCCAGAAGCCCCACCGGCACGCCACCTCGGACAAGGTGTACCTCGTCCTCGAGGGGCGCTGCCGCTTCCGCATTGGCACCGACGAGGCCTCCCATGGCCCTGGTGCCGCCATTTCCGCCCCCGCGGGCGTCGAGCACGGCGTCACCAATGACGGCCCCGACAACGCCCGCCTCCTCGTCCTGATGACCCCTCCTCCGGAGCACGCATGA
- a CDS encoding thioredoxin domain-containing protein, whose translation MSKKANPPPPVPVRGAQVLLGLALAESALSIFQWLELLTLRAGGTTVCGISERVNCETVWNSPFASTVHELLRIPVAGLGLVWGIVAVALSALYLVWQRNGHTVRPATNGLRLVAAAGVGASLVFGAASASAGALCLTCLGTYVLTIAFALVAWRGLPGPVLPQTGEWGRALQWTGGFAVAAYVALLVPGQQTPKASAALQALAGSPTTDAPGSLAAYLRGLPQPEQQALANALALYRQSSPKPATAPARRLYGPVNAPVKMVEWTDSRCPHCKNLVEALALMKKRLPEGKLSLEARQFPLDSECNTAMARQHTDGSGIRCTAAKAQICLEDAPDYWELREKLFAAQMSLTSPDAVLSVLSSGSVSREQLQACIAKPETTQKLQEDLAYAKQHGVRGTPLVVINGREARAIPSFLYALIMANGDANDPAFQVLPQTQPLQARDQH comes from the coding sequence ATGAGCAAGAAGGCCAATCCGCCCCCTCCCGTCCCGGTCCGCGGCGCCCAGGTGCTGCTCGGCCTGGCCCTCGCCGAGAGCGCGCTCTCCATCTTCCAGTGGTTGGAGCTCCTCACCCTGCGCGCCGGTGGCACCACCGTGTGTGGCATCTCCGAGCGCGTCAATTGCGAGACGGTGTGGAACTCCCCCTTCGCCAGCACGGTGCACGAGCTGCTGCGCATCCCCGTGGCCGGGCTCGGCCTGGTGTGGGGCATCGTCGCGGTGGCGCTCTCCGCCCTCTACCTCGTGTGGCAGCGCAACGGGCACACCGTGCGGCCCGCCACCAACGGCTTGCGTCTGGTGGCCGCCGCTGGCGTGGGCGCCAGCCTCGTCTTCGGCGCCGCGAGCGCGAGTGCCGGCGCGCTGTGCCTCACGTGTCTGGGCACCTACGTCCTCACGATCGCCTTCGCCCTCGTGGCCTGGCGGGGCCTGCCCGGCCCCGTCCTGCCCCAGACGGGTGAGTGGGGCCGCGCCCTCCAGTGGACGGGGGGCTTCGCCGTGGCCGCGTACGTGGCGCTGCTCGTGCCCGGCCAGCAGACGCCCAAGGCCTCCGCCGCCCTCCAGGCCCTCGCGGGCTCGCCCACCACGGACGCCCCCGGCTCACTGGCGGCCTACCTGCGTGGACTGCCGCAGCCCGAGCAGCAGGCCCTCGCCAACGCGCTGGCGCTCTACCGCCAGTCCTCGCCGAAGCCGGCTACCGCGCCCGCGCGCCGCCTCTACGGGCCCGTGAACGCGCCGGTGAAGATGGTGGAGTGGACGGACAGCCGGTGCCCCCACTGCAAGAACCTGGTGGAGGCGCTCGCCCTCATGAAGAAGCGTCTCCCCGAGGGCAAGCTGTCCCTGGAGGCCCGCCAGTTCCCGCTCGACAGCGAGTGCAACACGGCCATGGCCCGGCAGCACACCGATGGTTCCGGCATCCGCTGCACGGCGGCCAAGGCGCAGATCTGCCTCGAGGACGCCCCCGACTACTGGGAGCTGCGCGAGAAGCTCTTCGCCGCCCAGATGTCGCTCACCAGCCCCGATGCGGTGCTGAGCGTCCTCTCTTCCGGCTCCGTCTCGCGCGAGCAGCTCCAGGCCTGCATCGCGAAGCCGGAGACGACCCAGAAGCTGCAGGAGGATCTCGCGTACGCGAAGCAGCACGGGGTTCGCGGCACGCCGCTGGTGGTCATCAACGGCCGCGAGGCGCGGGCCATCCCGTCCTTCCTCTACGCGCTCATCATGGCGAACGGGGACGCGAACGACCCCGCCTTCCAGGTGCTGCCCCAGACGCAGCCCTTGCAGGCGCGGGACCAGCACTGA
- a CDS encoding translation initiation factor produces MGKRDKKPETPAPAAPFHNPFSALGVKREELPPGPAPAPVKAEEPKGPARAVVRMERKGRGGKEVTVVEQLGLREAELEKWLKALKGSLGCGGVVEGEALVLQGDQRERLPALLEARGVRRVTVG; encoded by the coding sequence ATGGGCAAGCGTGACAAGAAGCCCGAGACGCCCGCCCCGGCGGCGCCCTTCCACAACCCCTTCTCGGCGCTGGGCGTGAAGCGCGAGGAGCTGCCCCCCGGGCCGGCTCCCGCGCCGGTGAAGGCCGAGGAGCCCAAGGGCCCCGCGCGCGCCGTGGTGCGCATGGAGCGCAAGGGCCGTGGGGGCAAGGAAGTGACGGTGGTGGAGCAGCTCGGGCTGCGGGAAGCCGAGCTGGAGAAGTGGCTCAAGGCCCTCAAGGGCTCCCTGGGTTGTGGGGGCGTGGTGGAGGGCGAGGCCCTGGTGCTGCAGGGCGACCAGCGCGAGCGTCTGCCCGCGCTCCTGGAGGCCCGCGGCGTGCGCCGCGTCACCGTGGGCTGA
- a CDS encoding isocitrate dehydrogenase (NAD(+)), protein MANTRTVTVINGDGIGPEVMAATIRVLEALKAPLEFEYKDAGTEVIAKYGTNLPHETVEAVLRSGVALKGPTGTVVGGGMASANVGLRKRLDLYSSLRPVKSVPGVKTRYENVDLVVVRENTESLYAGLEHIIVPGVVESLKIITEKASTRIARFAFEYAKKNGRKKVTSVHKANIMKLSDGLFLDCTRKVGREYPEIHYEEVIIDNMCMQLVKDPTRYDVLVMENLYGDIISDLCAGLVGGLGLVPGANIGERTAMFEAVHGTAPDIAGKGLANPTALMMSAVMMLDWMDLKDEARKFENALAKVHGEGKARTGDLSGSATTREFTDAVIAAL, encoded by the coding sequence ATGGCGAATACGCGTACGGTCACGGTCATCAATGGCGATGGAATCGGCCCCGAGGTGATGGCGGCCACCATCCGCGTCCTCGAGGCGCTCAAGGCTCCACTGGAGTTCGAGTACAAGGACGCGGGCACCGAGGTCATCGCCAAGTACGGCACCAACCTGCCCCACGAGACGGTGGAGGCGGTGCTGCGCAGCGGCGTGGCGCTCAAGGGCCCCACGGGCACGGTGGTGGGAGGCGGCATGGCCTCGGCCAACGTGGGCCTGCGCAAGCGGTTGGATCTCTACTCCTCGCTGCGCCCGGTCAAGAGCGTGCCCGGCGTGAAGACGCGCTACGAGAACGTGGACCTGGTGGTGGTGCGCGAGAACACCGAGTCGCTCTACGCGGGCCTGGAGCACATCATCGTGCCGGGCGTGGTGGAGTCGCTGAAGATCATCACCGAGAAGGCCTCCACGCGCATTGCGCGCTTCGCCTTCGAGTACGCCAAGAAGAACGGGCGCAAGAAGGTGACGAGCGTCCACAAGGCCAACATCATGAAGCTGTCGGATGGCCTCTTCCTCGACTGCACCCGCAAGGTGGGCCGGGAGTACCCGGAGATCCATTACGAGGAGGTCATCATCGACAACATGTGCATGCAGTTGGTGAAGGACCCGACGCGCTACGACGTGCTGGTGATGGAGAACCTGTACGGCGACATCATCAGTGACCTGTGCGCGGGCCTGGTGGGCGGCCTGGGCCTGGTGCCGGGCGCCAACATCGGCGAGCGCACGGCGATGTTCGAGGCGGTGCACGGCACGGCGCCGGACATCGCGGGCAAGGGGCTGGCCAACCCCACCGCGCTGATGATGTCGGCGGTGATGATGCTGGACTGGATGGACCTGAAGGACGAGGCGCGCAAGTTCGAGAACGCGCTGGCCAAGGTTCACGGCGAGGGCAAGGCGCGCACCGGCGACCTGAGCGGCAGCGCCACCACCCGCGAGTTCACCGACGCGGTCATCGCGGCGCTGTAG
- a CDS encoding DUF2270 domain-containing protein yields MANEGNERDKNEYEAVPLSDAAMAQLFRGELTRSDTWRSRLDNTTNWAMTTTAAVVSFGFSSAASHVVFLVGIWMVVSFLSIEARRYRYYDLWMRRVRLLEEGYWIPMLRREPVDPDSLRELVTLMERPQIQLSVFSSISTRLNRAYGPILLVLTLAWFVKVYSHPQAPQNFSEFVSRARIGPIAGGFVMMFFFVLVLLFAYLFVASFFTRAPLGELRSRPRGRRATLWESFYRPYATLSPRRRNRRKTPPAPQPPSEPPPIQTPPMH; encoded by the coding sequence ATGGCCAACGAGGGTAACGAGCGCGACAAGAACGAGTACGAGGCCGTGCCGCTCTCGGACGCGGCCATGGCCCAGCTGTTCCGGGGCGAGCTCACCCGCTCGGACACCTGGCGCTCGCGCCTGGACAACACCACCAACTGGGCCATGACCACCACCGCGGCCGTCGTCTCCTTCGGCTTCTCCTCGGCGGCGTCCCATGTCGTCTTCCTGGTGGGCATCTGGATGGTGGTGTCGTTCCTGTCCATCGAGGCGCGCCGTTACCGCTATTACGACTTGTGGATGAGGCGGGTGCGCCTGTTGGAGGAGGGCTATTGGATTCCCATGCTGCGCCGCGAGCCGGTGGACCCGGACTCCCTGCGCGAGCTGGTCACCCTGATGGAACGGCCGCAGATCCAACTGTCGGTCTTCTCCTCCATCTCCACCCGTCTCAACCGGGCCTACGGGCCCATCCTGCTGGTGCTGACACTGGCCTGGTTCGTCAAGGTGTACAGCCACCCGCAGGCGCCCCAGAACTTCAGCGAGTTCGTGAGCCGGGCACGCATCGGACCCATCGCTGGCGGCTTCGTCATGATGTTCTTCTTCGTGCTGGTGCTGCTCTTCGCCTACCTCTTCGTGGCCTCCTTCTTCACCCGGGCCCCGCTGGGAGAGCTGCGCAGCCGGCCGCGTGGGCGCCGCGCCACCCTGTGGGAGTCCTTCTATCGGCCCTACGCCACGCTCAGCCCCCGCCGCCGCAACCGCCGCAAGACGCCGCCCGCCCCCCAGCCGCCGTCGGAGCCGCCTCCCATCCAGACTCCACCCATGCATTAG
- a CDS encoding response regulator, translating to MAIPFLQDTPPPVDPVAALLQLLEEEEERVVRLWSKRIRAETYELDIPGRNLRAPLRRLVDELVRLLRDRGRDVLVLWPEVVRPHGARRYDQRFEVEDLAREFKALEEVLLYVYARRNGQLEPEVATFIVELVGEAHASAQASFARVLRTEEVRFREAAVMESVLHHVEVGILLAEVDGTVSFATPPVSRLLGVPMRAVVGSRSQSPLTAVLTQVNARQPNGTPFKVADMPFMRAMKERGPVRGVMMVVERPGGGEATLELSATPVWEEGGELAGVLQTFTDRTEAANKTKALMSAHDEVRRLQGRLLQRTRTQALGQLASGAAHALNNFLNVLRLRITLLRRDSKPEHLDALDKTVGQIGELVARLQEFNVQRTEEQLADVQVDATVHEALELARAELEQGEHPIGVELRLGQPCAVRADPGFFRELVVNLLLATKERLGEAGGRVAVESRTEPAGWVRLRVEDSGTLYAEEEMTRMFDPLNREAGAPQLSLLLAVARNQVQRWGGELTVENLPGGDGAAFVVRLPLASSSEEVAAERTAAGRSTTVSPRRFQQTRRVLVVDDDPDNARMMAEVLSEEGYDVMVAHSGDVALKLWEERRYDAALLDAVMPDISGWEVARELRKRSPHALLAIVTGMDVRGQNRANLALVDAVFRKPIDVGALDEFLGQSESPSASGGGGSAGSVPPPSS from the coding sequence ATGGCCATCCCCTTCCTCCAAGACACCCCGCCTCCCGTGGATCCAGTGGCCGCCCTGCTTCAGCTGCTGGAAGAGGAGGAGGAGCGCGTGGTGCGCCTGTGGTCCAAGCGCATCCGAGCGGAGACGTACGAGCTGGACATCCCCGGCCGCAACCTGCGTGCCCCGCTGCGCCGGCTCGTGGACGAGCTCGTCCGCCTGCTCAGGGACCGGGGGAGGGACGTGCTGGTCCTCTGGCCGGAGGTGGTGCGTCCCCACGGGGCTCGAAGGTACGACCAGCGCTTCGAGGTGGAGGACCTGGCGCGCGAGTTCAAGGCGCTCGAGGAGGTGCTCCTCTACGTGTACGCGCGGCGCAACGGCCAGCTGGAGCCGGAGGTGGCCACGTTCATCGTGGAGCTGGTGGGCGAGGCACATGCCTCGGCGCAGGCCTCCTTCGCGCGGGTGCTGAGGACGGAGGAGGTGCGCTTCCGCGAGGCGGCGGTGATGGAGTCGGTGCTGCACCACGTGGAGGTGGGCATCCTCCTGGCCGAGGTGGATGGCACGGTGTCCTTCGCCACGCCGCCGGTGAGCCGGCTGCTCGGCGTGCCCATGCGGGCCGTGGTGGGCTCGCGCTCGCAGTCGCCGCTGACGGCGGTGCTCACCCAGGTGAACGCGCGTCAACCCAACGGCACCCCCTTCAAGGTGGCCGACATGCCCTTCATGCGGGCCATGAAGGAGCGGGGGCCGGTGCGCGGAGTGATGATGGTGGTGGAGCGGCCCGGCGGGGGCGAGGCCACCCTGGAGCTGAGCGCCACACCCGTCTGGGAGGAGGGCGGCGAGCTGGCCGGTGTCCTGCAAACCTTCACCGACCGCACCGAGGCCGCCAACAAGACGAAGGCGCTGATGAGCGCCCACGACGAGGTGCGGCGGCTGCAGGGGCGGCTGCTGCAACGCACGCGCACGCAGGCGCTGGGACAGCTCGCGAGTGGCGCGGCGCACGCGCTCAACAACTTCCTCAACGTGCTGCGGCTGCGCATCACCCTGCTGCGGCGCGACTCCAAGCCCGAGCACCTAGACGCGCTGGACAAGACGGTGGGGCAGATCGGCGAGCTGGTGGCGCGGCTGCAGGAATTCAACGTGCAGCGCACCGAGGAGCAGCTCGCGGACGTCCAGGTGGACGCCACGGTGCACGAGGCGCTGGAGCTGGCGCGCGCGGAGCTGGAGCAGGGCGAGCACCCCATCGGCGTGGAGCTGCGCCTGGGACAGCCGTGCGCGGTGCGGGCGGACCCGGGCTTCTTCCGCGAGCTGGTGGTGAACCTGTTGCTGGCGACGAAGGAGCGGCTGGGCGAGGCGGGCGGGCGCGTGGCGGTGGAGTCGCGGACGGAGCCGGCCGGGTGGGTGCGGTTGCGCGTGGAGGACTCCGGCACGCTGTACGCGGAGGAGGAGATGACGCGCATGTTCGACCCGCTCAACCGCGAGGCGGGCGCACCCCAGCTCTCGCTGCTGCTGGCGGTGGCGCGCAACCAGGTGCAGCGCTGGGGCGGCGAGCTGACGGTGGAGAACCTGCCGGGAGGCGACGGCGCGGCCTTCGTGGTGCGGCTGCCGCTGGCGAGCTCCTCGGAGGAGGTGGCGGCGGAGCGGACGGCGGCGGGCCGGAGCACCACGGTGAGCCCGCGGCGTTTCCAGCAGACGCGCCGGGTGCTGGTGGTGGACGACGATCCGGACAACGCGCGCATGATGGCGGAGGTGCTCAGCGAGGAGGGCTACGACGTGATGGTGGCCCACAGCGGGGACGTGGCGCTGAAGCTGTGGGAGGAGCGCCGCTACGACGCCGCCCTGCTGGACGCGGTGATGCCGGACATCTCGGGATGGGAGGTGGCGCGCGAGCTGCGCAAGCGTTCGCCGCACGCGCTGCTGGCCATCGTGACGGGCATGGACGTGCGCGGGCAGAATCGCGCCAACCTCGCGCTGGTGGACGCCGTGTTCCGCAAGCCCATCGACGTGGGCGCGCTGGATGAGTTCCTCGGCCAGTCGGAGTCACCCTCGGCCTCCGGCGGGGGCGGGTCGGCCGGGTCGGTGCCTCCTCCTTCCTCGTGA
- a CDS encoding TIGR02265 family protein encodes MHMGKESAWWSMAPPGSDEDLERRLAMASPSDTARGMFLRATLDAVRTLGDEEAVRRCQRLSGEENLMDFFIYPVSVNLRMVFTAARLLEDRYGGFDEALRQLGSRAAESFLASAAGLTLQLLARGDVKRLVGNLPSAYRASVSFGVRSVVWTGPRRGRFTMRHEFMPYPFQEGMLLGVLRKVNARGARVRGFQLSTLESDYDVSWEA; translated from the coding sequence ATGCACATGGGCAAGGAGAGCGCCTGGTGGTCGATGGCTCCACCCGGCTCGGATGAGGATCTGGAGCGGAGGCTGGCGATGGCCTCCCCGTCGGACACGGCGCGAGGCATGTTCCTGCGTGCCACGCTGGACGCGGTGCGCACCCTGGGGGACGAGGAGGCGGTGCGGCGCTGCCAGCGGCTGAGCGGGGAGGAGAACCTCATGGACTTCTTCATCTACCCCGTCAGCGTGAACCTGCGGATGGTGTTCACCGCGGCGCGGTTGCTGGAGGACCGGTATGGGGGCTTCGACGAGGCGCTGCGGCAGCTGGGCTCCCGGGCGGCGGAGAGCTTCCTGGCGTCCGCGGCGGGCCTGACGCTCCAGCTGCTGGCCCGGGGGGACGTGAAGCGCCTGGTGGGCAATCTGCCCTCGGCCTACCGGGCCTCGGTGAGCTTCGGGGTGCGCTCGGTGGTGTGGACGGGGCCGAGGCGTGGCCGGTTCACCATGCGGCACGAGTTCATGCCCTATCCCTTCCAGGAAGGGATGTTGCTGGGCGTGCTGCGCAAGGTGAACGCCCGGGGCGCGCGGGTGCGCGGCTTCCAGCTCTCGACGCTCGAGAGCGACTATGACGTCTCCTGGGAGGCGTGA